The following are from one region of the Coffea eugenioides isolate CCC68of chromosome 2, Ceug_1.0, whole genome shotgun sequence genome:
- the LOC113760026 gene encoding uncharacterized protein LOC113760026, with protein MSKAFDRVEWSFLSSMMVALGFSPIFVSLIFRCISTVSYSFLLNGNKFGHLQPQRGIRQGDPLFPYLFLICSEAFSCLLQEAMLCGNITGVQVGHNGPKISHLLFADDTLLFAKATLQEAQCVSSILQIYKAASGQEINLDKSTIVFSTNTDPSVRDSITHFLNIREVHAHDKYLGLPTIIGRSKREVFTSIRDRIWQKISGWKEQRLSKAGKEIMLKAVVQAIPTYSMSCFKFPDSLLSNIQSMMTKFWWGDGDKGRPIHWLSWDKLCKQKEDGGMGFRQLRAFNLALLTKQAWRIATQPSSLLHQVFKAKYFPNSEFFLAGLGSRPSFTWRGIYEARKYLETGSRWRVGNGRVAIQSWALSFLSSKIRLNSAHNVVSWLSNLLIKLKKEEMELVAVILWNLWNNRNGAVFDGSYKDPLSLVSFSLHFLSQFREANRNPMAAEHTTAIQQSVLSQWKRPPAGYVKANFDGAIFVEGDISGIGVVIRDAEGNFMAGLAKQIPGIFAPEVIESYAARAAVELLLDLHLPMIILEGDCLKVVKMLQTTETDASACGMLVDDILRDIQSFATWEASWVPRQLNNVAHRVAKYACSISNGCIWRDFPPDFIVTALAADIISD; from the exons ATGAGCAAAGCTTTTGATAGAGTGGAGTGGTCTTTTTTGAGTAGCATGATGGTAGCTTTAGGCTTTTCTCCTATCTTTGTTAGTTTGATTTTCCGATGTATCTCCACAGTATCATATTCGTTTCTGCTTAATGGAAATAAATTTGGCCATCTTCAACCTCAGCGTGGAATAAGGCAGGGTGATCCGCTTTTCCCgtacttatttttaatttgctCGGAGGCCTTTTCTTGCTTGTTGCAGGAGGCTATGCTTTGCGGTAATATTACAGGAGTTCAAGTGGGACATAACGGACCAAAAATCTCACATTTATTGTTTGCAGATGACACGCTATTATTTGCGAAGGCAACCCTTCAAGAAGCCCAATGCGTAAGCTCCATATTGCAAATCTACAAAGCTGCCTCAGGTCAAGAAATCAACTTGGATAAATCTACCATCGTCTTCAGCACCAATACTGATCCAAGCGTGAGAGACAGCATTACTCATTTTCTTAACATCCGAGAAGTTCATGCACATGACAAATATCTAGGCCTTCCCACAATTATTGGTCGCTCTAAAAGGGAAGTTTTTACATCTATTCGCGATAGAATCTGGCAAAAAATAAGCGGTTGGAAGGAGCAGCGGCTTTCCAAGGCAGGAAAGGAAATCATGCTGAAGGCTGTGGTTCAGGCTATTCCTACTTACTCAATGTCATGTTTCAAATTTCCAGATTCCTTATTATCAAATATCCAATCAATGATGACAAAATTTTGGTGGGGTGATGGTGATAAAGGACGACCTATTCATTGGCTAAGTTGGGACAAACTCTGTAAACAAAAGGAGGATGGGGGAATGGGATTCAGACAACTTCGGGCCTTCAATTTAGCTTTGCTTACTAAGCAAGCTTGGAGGATTGCCACACAACCTTCCTCCCTTTTACATCAAGTTTTCAAGGCCAAATATTTTCCTAACTCGGAATTCTTTTTGGCAGGACTAGGGTCTCGTCCCTCATTTACTTGGAGAGGAATATATGAAGCACGTAAATATTTGGAAACAGGAAGTAGATGGAGGGTCGGTAATGGGAGAG TGGCTATTCAATCATGGGCGTTGAGTTTTTTATCTAGTAAAATCAGGTTGAATTCAGCTCATAATGTGGTATCTTGGTTGTCAAATCTCCTGATAAAGttaaagaaggaagaaatggaattgGTTGCTGTTATACTCTGGAACTTGTGGAATAATCGCAATGGGGCTGTATTTGATGGATCTTACAAGGACCCGCTCAGTCTGGTATCCTTTTCGTTACACTTTTTGAGTCAATTCCGGGAGGCAAACAGGAACCCAATGGCTGCTGAGCATACCACTGCCATTCAACAATCTGTTTTGTCACAATGGAAGAGACCTCCTGCGGGCTATGTTAAAGCTAACTTTGACGGGGCTATCTTTGTTGAGGGTGACATTTCAGGTATTGGAGTTGTCATTAGAGATGCCGAGGGTAATTTCATGGCAGGATTGGCAAAGCAAATTCCAGGAATTTTTGCACCAGAGGTTATTGAATCTTATGCTGCAAGGGCCGCGGTTGAGTTGTTGTTGGATCTACATTTGCCCATGATTATTCTTGAGGGTGATTGTCTAAAAGTCGTTAAAATGCTTCAAACTACAGAGACAGATGCATCAGCTTGTGGAATGCTGGTAGATGATATTCTCAGAGATATACAAAGCTTTGCAACATGGGAAGCATCATGGGTGCCTAGACAGCTGAACAATGTCGCACATCGTGTTGCTAAATATGCTTGTTCTATTTCTAATGGCTGTATATGGAGGGACTTCCCTCCAGATTTTATTGTTACCGCGCTTGCTGCGGACATCATCTCAGATTAA
- the LOC113760027 gene encoding putative disease resistance protein RGA3 codes for MADAFLGATIQFLEGKAITLASQQISLSLAFKRDLPKLKKTPKIQAVFHDAEQKKVTLEYARLWLKELEDVAFDANNLLDDLNYEMILRKVEIQKQVKRKVYFSLSLFNPITFRFKMANRIRTVTMELKRINEEAKGFGLQSQNGEFMKNRETNYVTIDSSFVGRDDDLSMLVTGLTAASKNEIVLVLPIVGMGGIGKITLARKAFNDLKIENQILTREYGYMVSTGLDDVWNEQATPWNDFLGSLKGISSSKGNSILLTTRQQQGAAMTRISSPCSLKKLPDDECWLILKENAFGAGEVPDGLQDIGYEIAKKCHGVPSAANVLGRILRNKGSDERLSILETGLQNLGGDEKLSVHHLPSPLLKKCFAYCLIFPKDIEINRSQLLPTLGSRKISSFKSKKQYGDGGSWRNVFFDFVGN; via the exons ATGGCGGATGCATTTCTTGGTGCCACTATACAGTTTCTAGAGGGGAAAGCAATAACCTTGGCTTCCCAGCAGATTAGCCTTTCTTTAGCCTTTAAGAGAGATTTGCCGAAGCTGAAGAAAACACCCAAGATCCAAGCTGTTTTTCATGATGCAGAGCAAAAGAAAGTCACCCTCGAGTACGCGAGGCTTTGGCTGAAGGAACTTGAAGACGTGGCTTTTGATGCTAATAATTTGTTGGATGATCTCAATTATGAAATGATTCTGCGCAAAGTTGAGATTCAGAAACAGGTGAAGAGGAAGGTATACTTCTCCTTGTCACTCTTCAATCCCATCACATTTCGTTTCAAAATGGCAAATAGAATTCGAACAGTCACTATGGAattgaaaagaattaatgaagAAGCAAAGGGCTTTGGCCTCCAGTCACAAAATGGAGAATTTATGAAGAACAGAGAGACTAACTATGTTACTATTGATTCAAGCTTTGTTGGAAGAGATGATGACCTCTCGATGTTAGTGACAGGGTTGACTGCTGCGAGTAAAAATGAAATAGTCCTGGTTCTTCCTATAGTTGGCATGGGCGGGATTGGTAAGATCACCTTGGCTCGAAAAGCTTTTAATGATCTAAAgattgaaaatcaaattttgacaaGAGAATATGGGTACATGG TATCTACTGGTCTTGATGATGTGTGGAATGAGCAAGCCACACCATGGAATGATTTTCTTGGGTCTTTGAAAGGTATCAGCTCATCCAAGGGGAATTCCATTCTTCTGACCACCCGTCAGCAACAAGGGGCAGCCATGACAAGAATTTCTTCTCCATGTTCTTTGAAAAAATTGCCAGATGATGAATGCTGGCTCATTCTCAAAGAAAATGCATTTGGTGCTGGGGAAGTGCCGGATGGACTGCAAGACATAGGATACGAGATTGCAAAAAAATGCCATGGTGTACCATCAGCTGCAAATGTACTCGGCAGGATATTGCGCAACAAGGGAAGTGATGAAAGGCTTTCAATTTTGGAGACTGGCCTTCAAAATTTAGGTGGAGATGAGAAATTGAGCGTTCATCATCTTCCATCTCCATTGCTGAAAAAGTGCTTTGCGTATTGTTTAATTTTTCCCAAAGACATTGAAATAAATAGGAGTCAGCTACTTCCAACTTTGGGCAGCAGAAAGATTTCTTCATTCAAATCCAAGAAACAATATGGAGATGGAGGAAGTTGGAGAAATGTTTTTTTCGATTTTGTTGGAAACTAA